One window of the Nocardia terpenica genome contains the following:
- a CDS encoding antirestriction protein ArdA → MTASIYVASLTDYNAGRLHGEWLDVLDFIDGADLLAAVDRMLRKSPTARREGAVAEEWAIHDYDGFGGFEVSAWARFDDVFDLAKTLDELEKLDEAEAFTVFIQEIRGLDEFDGLTDAVAGFRDAYVGAMSPADYAYDVMEDALSQVDDTIRMYFDFEAYGRDLVTGGDMTYAEGFLFWNH, encoded by the coding sequence GTGACTGCGAGCATCTACGTCGCCAGCCTCACCGACTACAACGCCGGGCGTCTGCACGGTGAGTGGCTGGACGTGCTCGACTTCATCGACGGCGCAGACTTACTCGCGGCGGTTGACCGGATGCTGCGGAAGTCTCCGACCGCTCGGCGTGAAGGTGCCGTGGCCGAGGAATGGGCCATCCATGACTACGACGGGTTCGGCGGCTTCGAGGTCAGTGCGTGGGCTCGCTTCGATGACGTCTTCGACCTGGCCAAGACGCTCGATGAGCTGGAGAAGCTCGACGAGGCCGAAGCGTTCACGGTGTTCATCCAGGAAATCCGTGGTCTCGATGAGTTCGATGGCCTGACCGACGCTGTGGCCGGATTCCGGGATGCCTATGTCGGAGCGATGAGCCCGGCCGACTACGCCTACGACGTCATGGAAGACGCGTTGTCGCAGGTGGACGACACGATCCGCATGTACTTCGACTTCGAGGCGTACGGCCGCGACCTGGTGACCGGCGGCGACATGACCTACGCCGAAGGCTTCCTCTTCTGGAATCACTGA
- a CDS encoding HNH endonuclease, translating to MLRRDKGICQIHFVGCWKAATEIDHINRGDDHSLRNLRAACSYCHSKKSSAEGHARKAELRTRRLRVAQRHPGAL from the coding sequence GTGCTCCGGAGAGATAAAGGGATCTGTCAGATTCACTTCGTTGGCTGCTGGAAGGCTGCCACCGAGATTGATCACATCAACCGCGGGGATGACCACTCTCTGCGGAACCTACGAGCGGCTTGCTCGTACTGCCATAGCAAGAAGTCCTCCGCCGAAGGTCACGCCCGGAAGGCGGAACTTCGAACCCGGAGGTTGCGAGTAGCACAGCGTCACCCTGGGGCTTTATGA
- a CDS encoding phage terminase small subunit: MGSRGPVPKRSDQRVRRNKDEVPVESVEAIGTVAIPELGFDDPHPLIFDLYKSLSESAQSRYYEPSDWQFARFTLHFADKLLKSGRPSAQLLAAVNQALTDLLVTEGSRRRVRLEIERGQSGADVIDIADLFRQKLAE; encoded by the coding sequence GTGGGCTCTCGTGGCCCTGTCCCCAAGCGCTCGGACCAGCGGGTCCGGCGCAACAAAGATGAGGTGCCGGTCGAATCCGTTGAGGCGATCGGCACCGTAGCTATCCCCGAACTCGGGTTCGACGATCCGCATCCGCTGATCTTCGACCTGTATAAGTCTCTGTCCGAGTCAGCTCAGTCGAGGTACTACGAACCGAGCGATTGGCAGTTCGCGAGATTTACTCTCCATTTCGCGGACAAGCTCTTGAAGTCCGGTAGGCCGTCAGCTCAACTCCTGGCGGCAGTCAATCAGGCGTTGACCGACCTACTGGTTACCGAGGGCTCTCGCCGTCGCGTCCGGCTCGAGATCGAACGCGGCCAATCTGGTGCCGACGTGATCGACATCGCGGACCTGTTCCGCCAGAAGCTGGCTGAGTGA
- a CDS encoding LtfC-like domain-containing protein: protein MAVIGDELSSDTLVLYAGRDFKWSFENLDEQGQLIPFPPGRLFFEFDTSPLTTWEFAISGSRADLKVEHPEVNKVPARTKWQLVFMPASEAASGGGDPVAMGTVRRQG from the coding sequence ATGGCTGTGATCGGCGATGAGCTATCCAGTGACACGCTGGTCCTCTACGCAGGGCGCGACTTCAAGTGGTCGTTCGAGAACCTGGACGAGCAGGGACAGCTGATTCCCTTCCCACCCGGCCGGCTGTTCTTCGAGTTCGACACCAGCCCCCTGACAACCTGGGAATTCGCGATCTCGGGGTCGCGGGCGGACCTGAAGGTCGAGCACCCGGAAGTGAACAAGGTCCCGGCCCGGACCAAGTGGCAACTGGTCTTCATGCCCGCGAGCGAGGCCGCCAGCGGCGGCGGCGATCCCGTCGCAATGGGCACAGTCCGGAGGCAGGGCTGA
- a CDS encoding peptidoglycan recognition protein family protein, with product MPWNGDPSWLADVIRAEGVEVREWRDPDGTPWQQIGHGDFGNVWGVLWHHMGVNDQGANVIRNGVPGLDGPIANIHLSRDGVATIVSGGVAWHAGLGSWPGVPTNNGNFHLIGIEMAGNGTDPWPAKCWDAAVKIGAAISRRLGYGADRNIAHKEYAGAAQGKWDPGNWDMDAFRNQIQNRLDRGAPQEDVLDMTPEQLKALIFECLDTYVGPIGSDVKDIRWQLVGARDNIPGDIGLSYPGHQFFGKGRTLDDAVAAIGEKLGVDGMHDPKAGGK from the coding sequence ATGCCCTGGAACGGCGACCCGAGCTGGCTGGCCGATGTGATCCGCGCCGAGGGCGTGGAGGTCCGCGAGTGGCGCGACCCGGACGGCACCCCGTGGCAGCAGATCGGCCACGGCGACTTCGGCAACGTCTGGGGCGTCCTATGGCATCACATGGGCGTAAATGACCAGGGGGCCAACGTAATTCGCAACGGCGTGCCGGGCCTGGACGGTCCGATCGCCAACATCCACCTGTCCCGCGACGGAGTAGCCACGATCGTTTCCGGCGGCGTTGCCTGGCACGCGGGCCTGGGTTCTTGGCCAGGCGTGCCGACCAACAATGGCAATTTCCACCTGATCGGTATCGAGATGGCCGGTAACGGCACCGATCCGTGGCCAGCGAAGTGCTGGGACGCCGCGGTGAAGATCGGCGCGGCCATCTCGCGTCGACTGGGCTACGGCGCTGACCGCAACATCGCCCACAAAGAGTATGCCGGTGCGGCACAAGGGAAGTGGGACCCCGGCAACTGGGACATGGATGCGTTCCGGAACCAGATTCAGAACCGCCTCGATCGAGGCGCACCGCAGGAAGACGTTCTCGACATGACCCCCGAACAGCTCAAAGCCCTCATCTTCGAGTGCCTGGACACCTACGTCGGCCCGATCGGCTCGGACGTGAAGGACATTCGCTGGCAGCTCGTCGGCGCGCGGGACAACATCCCCGGTGACATCGGCCTGTCGTATCCGGGTCACCAGTTCTTCGGCAAGGGCCGGACGCTCGATGACGCGGTGGCAGCGATCGGCGAGAAGCTCGGCGTGGACGGTATGCACGATCCGAAGGCTGGCGGGAAGTGA
- a CDS encoding cutinase family protein yields MKARAALVLTAVSIASYLTMNSGVAAAEGPGCEPVASFGLGGNIDPDASVYGPGIRKVHYSASIFPKEAITYDDSVREGRDNMVRAVEDYASVCSGRVVVKGYSQGARAAGDAIEVLQAGPYRDRISGVLYADPKHPGGVEDTLRGLSIFGATFTGGRAGFTVPVRSECNPRDAVCDFPLWTDPIRTLQSIDGYLNGAHVYDVNN; encoded by the coding sequence GTGAAGGCCCGCGCCGCTCTGGTGCTGACCGCTGTTTCGATCGCCTCCTACTTGACAATGAACAGTGGGGTAGCCGCTGCGGAAGGCCCCGGCTGCGAACCGGTGGCCTCCTTCGGCCTGGGCGGCAACATCGACCCGGACGCGAGCGTGTACGGCCCCGGCATCCGGAAGGTGCACTACTCGGCGTCGATCTTCCCGAAGGAAGCGATCACCTACGACGACTCGGTCCGCGAAGGCCGCGACAACATGGTCCGCGCCGTCGAGGATTACGCCTCGGTGTGCTCAGGCCGCGTGGTGGTGAAGGGCTACTCCCAGGGCGCGCGTGCAGCTGGTGACGCGATCGAGGTTCTCCAGGCCGGTCCGTATCGAGACCGGATCTCCGGCGTTCTGTACGCCGACCCGAAACACCCTGGCGGAGTTGAGGACACGCTCCGGGGCCTGTCGATCTTCGGTGCGACCTTCACCGGTGGCCGGGCCGGTTTCACGGTCCCGGTGCGGTCGGAGTGCAACCCGCGCGATGCCGTCTGCGACTTCCCGCTCTGGACCGATCCGATTCGGACTCTTCAAAGCATCGACGGCTACCTGAATGGAGCCCACGTCTACGACGTGAACAACTGA
- a CDS encoding phage portal protein has product MATAVDVDKTRDEMLNKFEEQQSKLKENKAYYESERRPTAIGIATPPNMRDLLANIGYPRLYVNALADRLELEGFQLAGQDEADEQLWDWWQANFLDVEATLGHVDALVHGRAYITVAAPDENDPGVDPNTPIIRVEPPTALHAVIDPRTRQVSQAIRATYDAEGNEVIASTLYLPERTVAWVKEQGQWKVLSTINHGMEMVPVIPLTNRNRLSDLNGTSEITPELRSVTDAAARLMMNLQATAELMAVPQRLLFGVKAEDLGVEGDNPNAVMEAYLARIIAFEDHEAKAQQFQAAELRNFTEGLQELAKQAAAYTGLPPQYLSSSSDNPASAEAIKASESRLVKNAERKSKIFGGAWEQAMRVAYKVMNPGSDIPPEYYRMETVWRDPSTPTYAAKADAAAKLYNAGNGVIPKEQARIDMGYSIEQRLKMKEWDEEENPMGQLASMYAVKPPSAANTPEEPDAPAPEEQAAA; this is encoded by the coding sequence ATGGCTACCGCCGTTGATGTCGACAAGACACGGGACGAGATGCTCAACAAGTTCGAAGAGCAGCAGTCCAAACTCAAAGAGAACAAGGCGTATTACGAATCCGAGCGCCGCCCTACGGCGATCGGTATTGCCACTCCCCCGAACATGCGAGATCTCCTCGCGAACATCGGCTATCCCCGCCTCTACGTCAACGCCCTCGCTGACCGGCTCGAGCTGGAGGGCTTCCAGCTGGCCGGCCAGGACGAGGCTGACGAGCAGCTCTGGGATTGGTGGCAGGCCAACTTCCTGGACGTCGAAGCGACCCTGGGCCATGTCGATGCCCTGGTCCACGGCCGGGCCTACATCACTGTGGCCGCCCCGGACGAGAACGATCCGGGCGTCGACCCGAACACCCCGATCATCCGGGTAGAGCCGCCCACGGCACTGCACGCGGTGATCGACCCGCGGACTCGTCAAGTGTCGCAAGCGATTCGAGCGACCTACGACGCCGAAGGCAACGAGGTGATCGCCTCCACGCTGTACCTGCCGGAACGCACGGTGGCGTGGGTGAAGGAACAAGGCCAGTGGAAGGTGCTCTCCACCATCAACCACGGCATGGAGATGGTGCCGGTCATTCCCCTGACCAACCGCAACCGGCTATCGGACCTGAATGGCACATCCGAGATCACCCCGGAGTTGCGCTCGGTCACCGATGCCGCTGCCCGGCTGATGATGAACCTCCAGGCCACGGCCGAACTGATGGCCGTGCCGCAGCGACTGCTGTTCGGTGTGAAGGCCGAAGATCTCGGGGTCGAAGGCGACAACCCGAATGCGGTGATGGAGGCGTACCTAGCCCGGATCATCGCCTTCGAGGATCACGAGGCCAAGGCCCAGCAGTTCCAGGCCGCTGAGCTTCGCAACTTCACCGAGGGCCTCCAAGAGCTGGCCAAGCAGGCCGCGGCCTACACCGGCCTACCCCCGCAGTACCTGTCCAGCTCGTCGGACAACCCGGCCTCCGCCGAAGCCATCAAGGCATCGGAATCGCGGCTGGTGAAGAACGCCGAACGCAAGTCGAAGATCTTCGGCGGTGCCTGGGAGCAGGCCATGCGGGTCGCTTACAAGGTGATGAACCCCGGCTCGGATATCCCGCCGGAGTACTACCGCATGGAGACCGTCTGGCGTGACCCGTCGACTCCGACCTACGCGGCCAAGGCCGACGCCGCCGCCAAGCTTTATAACGCAGGCAACGGCGTCATCCCGAAGGAACAGGCCCGCATCGACATGGGCTACTCGATCGAGCAGCGCTTGAAGATGAAGGAATGGGACGAGGAAGAGAACCCGATGGGTCAGCTCGCCTCGATGTACGCGGTGAAGCCGCCCAGCGCTGCCAACACCCCGGAAGAGCCTGACGCTCCGGCCCCCGAGGAGCAGGCTGCCGCATGA
- a CDS encoding VG15 protein, whose product MTPEEYAYQQALISAVAVTVIEKWLKFFTNPALTIAEWLRLLELIFPEVVTRREQAAELGRQFFDSQRAQHHPQSPRHDVPLEAYRFDWFVEAMEPSRRRMSQEQAADNAVGDVLRRIVKEIENGGRRQVIRSVESDRAKIVKGWARVATGRETCAWCLMLISRGPVYMAAETAGLDLDDPSAARMVAAGEDVSEYMTQWHAGCDCKVVPVYSRANWPGKKAADAALELWNDASSEATALIESGEARTDNRNREAINALRRRLARGEITMSDFAFAA is encoded by the coding sequence ATGACCCCCGAGGAGTACGCCTACCAGCAGGCGCTGATCTCGGCGGTAGCGGTCACGGTCATTGAGAAGTGGCTGAAGTTCTTCACCAATCCGGCTCTGACGATCGCCGAGTGGCTCCGGCTTCTGGAACTGATATTTCCGGAGGTCGTCACTCGGCGGGAGCAGGCCGCGGAGCTGGGGCGCCAGTTCTTCGATTCCCAACGGGCACAGCATCATCCGCAGAGCCCGCGCCATGATGTGCCGCTGGAGGCGTACCGCTTCGACTGGTTCGTGGAAGCGATGGAGCCCTCCCGGCGGCGTATGTCGCAGGAGCAGGCCGCAGACAACGCGGTGGGCGATGTGCTGCGCCGGATCGTCAAGGAGATCGAGAACGGCGGCCGTCGCCAAGTCATCCGCTCCGTCGAGTCCGATCGAGCCAAGATCGTGAAGGGCTGGGCGCGGGTGGCCACAGGCCGCGAGACCTGCGCCTGGTGCTTGATGCTGATCTCCCGAGGCCCTGTGTACATGGCCGCGGAGACAGCCGGTCTGGACCTCGATGACCCGTCCGCGGCGCGAATGGTCGCCGCTGGCGAGGACGTCAGCGAGTACATGACCCAGTGGCACGCCGGGTGTGACTGCAAGGTCGTCCCGGTCTACAGCCGGGCGAACTGGCCGGGCAAGAAGGCCGCCGACGCAGCGCTCGAGCTGTGGAACGACGCCAGCAGCGAAGCCACCGCGCTGATCGAGTCGGGCGAGGCCCGGACCGACAACCGCAACCGCGAAGCGATCAATGCGCTTCGCCGCCGCCTCGCACGAGGCGAAATCACCATGTCCGACTTCGCCTTCGCCGCGTAG
- a CDS encoding phage major capsid protein, with the protein MAVVPTPNTVSKTSDSMFQGYLDPEMAQDYFAAVEKTSVIQQIARKIPMGPTGVRIPHWAGNVKAGWVGEGGQKPVTKGDLTKQDVVPHKIATIFAASSEVVRANPANYLNTMRSKIAEAIALAFDAAVINGTQTPFGAYLAQTTKTISLADPLGAGKGVADGSNAYTSLNNGLDLLLKDGKKWTGTLFDNVAEPILNGAVDTTQRPLFLEATYQDINAPFRSGRVLGRPTYLSDHVANGTTVGYMGDFSQIVWGQIGGLSFDVSDQATLDLSPAQDGTGIVSLWQNNLVAIRVEAEFGVLVNDPQSFVKLTNIVTA; encoded by the coding sequence ATGGCCGTAGTGCCTACCCCGAATACCGTCTCCAAGACCTCCGATTCGATGTTCCAGGGCTACCTGGACCCGGAGATGGCCCAGGACTACTTCGCCGCAGTCGAAAAGACCTCGGTCATCCAGCAGATCGCCCGAAAGATCCCGATGGGTCCGACCGGCGTTCGTATCCCGCACTGGGCGGGCAACGTAAAGGCGGGGTGGGTCGGTGAAGGTGGCCAGAAGCCTGTCACCAAGGGCGACCTGACCAAGCAGGACGTCGTGCCCCACAAGATCGCCACCATCTTCGCGGCCAGCTCCGAAGTCGTGCGAGCCAACCCGGCGAACTACCTCAACACCATGCGGTCGAAGATCGCCGAGGCTATCGCTCTGGCCTTCGACGCGGCGGTCATCAACGGCACCCAGACCCCGTTCGGCGCGTACCTCGCCCAGACCACCAAGACCATCTCCCTCGCTGACCCGCTGGGTGCGGGCAAGGGCGTGGCGGACGGCTCCAACGCCTACACCTCTCTGAACAACGGCCTGGACCTTCTGCTGAAGGACGGCAAGAAGTGGACCGGCACGCTGTTCGACAACGTTGCCGAGCCGATCCTCAACGGCGCGGTCGACACCACGCAGCGTCCGCTGTTCCTGGAGGCCACCTACCAGGACATCAACGCCCCGTTCCGATCCGGCCGCGTGCTGGGTCGTCCGACCTACCTGTCCGATCATGTCGCCAACGGCACCACGGTTGGCTACATGGGTGACTTCTCCCAGATCGTCTGGGGCCAGATCGGCGGCCTGAGCTTCGACGTCAGCGACCAGGCGACCCTGGACCTGTCGCCCGCCCAGGACGGCACGGGCATCGTGTCGCTGTGGCAGAACAACCTCGTCGCCATCCGAGTCGAGGCCGAATTCGGTGTGCTGGTCAACGACCCGCAGTCGTTCGTGAAGCTGACCAACATCGTCACTGCATGA
- a CDS encoding DUF7302 family protein gives MNGGVVFGLPRREPREDEMPQIRHRINGGLAEVDDEFADRLVEAGTWELATPKPARRRTPAPKTEE, from the coding sequence ATGAACGGCGGGGTGGTCTTCGGACTGCCCCGCCGCGAACCCCGAGAGGACGAGATGCCCCAGATCAGGCATCGAATTAACGGCGGTCTCGCCGAGGTTGACGACGAATTCGCGGACCGGCTCGTCGAGGCCGGCACCTGGGAGCTGGCTACCCCCAAGCCCGCCCGACGCCGGACTCCGGCACCGAAGACCGAGGAGTGA
- a CDS encoding Gp19/Gp15/Gp42 family protein yields MAYAEPADVAVRWGRTLTSEEKALITARLTDVERRIRRKISDLDKKIAAGTILRDDVVQVEADAVLRLVRNPDGYIQESDGSYSYMLSQEAASGKLEILPEEWELLGYRRTGMFMLVPTLAMPR; encoded by the coding sequence ATGGCCTACGCCGAACCTGCTGACGTAGCGGTCCGGTGGGGCCGCACTCTCACCAGCGAAGAGAAGGCGCTGATCACTGCGCGCCTGACCGATGTCGAGCGCCGTATCCGCCGCAAGATCTCCGACCTGGACAAGAAGATCGCCGCGGGCACGATCCTGCGCGATGACGTGGTGCAGGTCGAGGCGGACGCCGTTCTGCGGCTGGTCCGCAACCCGGACGGCTATATCCAGGAATCGGACGGCTCGTACTCCTACATGCTCAGCCAGGAGGCTGCCTCCGGAAAGCTGGAGATCCTCCCCGAGGAATGGGAGCTACTCGGCTACCGGCGCACCGGCATGTTCATGCTGGTCCCGACGCTGGCGATGCCGCGATGA
- a CDS encoding DUF5403 family protein: MIGQKAMNQVVSHVDGVKDAIGDEAKEIGSRAEARLAGHRRSGRAQVTVTNGDVDSFVNLEDPAALSIEFGHMVKGKYETEEPKYVPGLYIITGAAGLAG, encoded by the coding sequence TTGATCGGCCAGAAGGCCATGAACCAGGTCGTCTCCCATGTCGACGGCGTGAAAGACGCCATAGGCGATGAGGCCAAGGAGATCGGCTCGCGCGCAGAAGCGCGGCTGGCCGGTCACCGCCGGTCCGGACGGGCGCAGGTCACCGTGACCAACGGCGACGTCGACTCGTTCGTGAACCTCGAAGATCCGGCCGCCCTGTCGATCGAGTTCGGCCACATGGTCAAGGGCAAATACGAGACCGAGGAACCGAAATACGTTCCGGGCCTTTACATCATCACCGGGGCCGCGGGCCTCGCTGGATAG
- a CDS encoding phage tail tube protein has translation MAINDKAVLTASGGYVFVGPVGTAAPTPAELAAVNPVTFGAQTQTIKLSGSASAGSFTIASGADTTAALPYNATAGQVQAALEALPSIGTGNAFATGDLATGIKVSFIGTLQGKALAKLVVTGAGLTGGGTIDATITQAPNGWSNIGHTSRDEMPEFGFDGGDSEVKGTWQNAQLREVVTEQAADYVTLQLHQFDKASFELYYGENAAQTPGVFGVDGGNKKTNERAFLIIIVDGDAKVGFYASKASVKRDDAVSLPSDEFAALPIKATFLKHGANRLFDWISQTLFS, from the coding sequence ATGGCCATTAATGACAAGGCCGTTCTTACCGCCTCCGGTGGTTACGTCTTCGTCGGTCCGGTCGGCACCGCCGCCCCGACTCCGGCGGAGCTGGCCGCCGTCAACCCGGTGACCTTCGGTGCCCAGACCCAGACCATCAAGCTGAGTGGTTCAGCGTCGGCCGGCTCGTTCACCATCGCCTCGGGCGCTGACACCACCGCGGCGCTGCCGTACAACGCGACCGCTGGTCAGGTCCAGGCCGCGCTGGAGGCGCTGCCCAGCATCGGCACCGGTAACGCCTTCGCGACCGGCGACCTGGCCACGGGCATCAAGGTGTCGTTCATCGGCACCCTTCAGGGCAAGGCGCTGGCCAAGCTCGTTGTGACCGGTGCGGGCCTGACCGGCGGCGGCACCATCGACGCCACGATCACCCAGGCCCCCAACGGCTGGTCGAATATCGGCCACACGAGCCGAGACGAGATGCCCGAGTTCGGTTTCGACGGTGGCGATTCGGAGGTGAAGGGTACCTGGCAGAACGCGCAGCTCCGCGAGGTAGTCACCGAGCAGGCGGCCGACTACGTGACTCTCCAGCTGCACCAGTTCGACAAGGCGTCCTTCGAGCTGTACTACGGCGAGAACGCCGCTCAGACCCCCGGTGTGTTCGGTGTGGACGGCGGCAACAAGAAGACCAATGAGCGCGCCTTCCTGATCATCATCGTGGATGGCGACGCCAAGGTTGGCTTCTACGCCTCCAAGGCGTCCGTGAAGCGTGATGACGCCGTGTCGCTGCCTTCGGATGAGTTCGCCGCACTGCCGATCAAGGCGACGTTCCTCAAGCACGGCGCCAACCGGCTGTTCGACTGGATCTCCCAGACGCTGTTCAGCTGA
- a CDS encoding phage tail assembly protein has translation MSNTYSLDALRADIEREFAPITVEIAEGKSVVLRNLLRLPKKDREAAFEHMTAMEKLEDGEDGSVESMEATGELARAIFALVADDKRLGKVLVDALADDLALTLRLFERWVEATQPGEAQPSLD, from the coding sequence ATGTCCAACACGTACTCCCTGGACGCCCTCCGCGCCGATATCGAGCGCGAGTTCGCCCCCATCACCGTTGAGATTGCCGAGGGCAAGTCCGTCGTCCTGCGCAACCTCCTGCGCCTGCCAAAGAAGGACCGCGAGGCGGCCTTCGAGCACATGACCGCGATGGAGAAGCTCGAAGACGGCGAGGACGGCTCAGTCGAGTCGATGGAGGCCACCGGCGAGCTGGCTCGCGCCATCTTCGCCCTGGTCGCCGACGACAAGCGACTCGGAAAGGTTCTCGTAGACGCCCTGGCCGATGATTTGGCGCTCACGCTACGGCTGTTCGAGCGCTGGGTGGAGGCTACCCAGCCGGGGGAAGCGCAGCCCTCGCTGGACTGA